In Anabas testudineus chromosome 12, fAnaTes1.2, whole genome shotgun sequence, the genomic stretch CTTTCTGCATATATTGCTTTTTTATAATGACCACCTCTCACCACCAGGCCTTCTCAgtattctttgtgtgtgtggcgttTACCTCGGACATCATTtgcctcctcttcatcccagtACAATGGCTATTCTTCGCTGCCAGTACCTATGTGTGGGTGCAGTATGTTTGGCACACAGGTATGGTTCTCCTGGTTAATTATCTCGATATTTGGAAAATATCACAcaagagaaaagagcaaaaccAGGAATTAACTTGACTGATGTTTCGCAAAAAAGCTCATGCTGTGAAAAAGGGACCAAGGATAATTTATGGTTGTGACCTTTGTGtctacattaaatattttttcacacacaaaaaaaggaaggaaagaacaAACTTTGTGAATTTACaaaatttacaaaatacatttaaaaataaattgtaattttAAGTCCTTTTTAAATCTTGGTAATTGCAGGGACAACTGCAGGGAAAAGCACATGTGAACAGTGTTGTGCAGCAATGCCATGCACATTGTGTTATATTTACAAATTGTTGGCTTGCTTCATAGAATTTTGCGTGGTGTGTGTAAGTGACCTGCACTCTGGGTTAGATGAGTCCTATTGTGGTGCCAGGTGCCAGATTTAAATCCTATTACCTGCTTTTTGGGGGACAACTcccatgtttatttttttttaatacatcatatttatatttaggcATTTGGAAGACACCAAATAGATTTTTATCCAAAACGACTTACAAATGAGGTACAAGACAatcaaaatatctaagccaaggagacaaacttaAAGATTTTGCCTGAATATATTGTAAATTCCCAACTCTTATGTCTTTCTCTTgatttgctgtgttgttttatttttttccagagaGGGGAGTTTGTCTGCCCACCGTGTCTCTATGGATACTTTTTGTGTACATAGAAGCAGCCATCAGATTCAAAGACCTGAAGAACTTTCATGTAGACTTGTGTCGTCCTTTTGCCGCACACTGGTGAGCtactctttgttgtttttatttatttattttattttattttattctattctaagAGCTGTGGAAATCTGACCTTGTCCTGTGTGCCTTGAATGCAAGGCATGCTAGGTTTAGTTTTGACTATGAATATGTCAGCATGGTGCAGAGGTATTAAATGATGTAAAGACTACATTCAAGAGTCATTCACTACATTAAATTGATCTTATTTTTTTGGGGTACATGACTTCCTTCTGTTTGATCACATATATTGCAAATCAATACAGTGCCCAGTAAACTGAAAATTTGTGCACTTGAGGTTATGTCATTGTGCAAGTAGGAACTGCTGTGACATAGTCAAAAAAATTTGTTTTCACCAGTTAGCCATTAACtttcagaaaacattaaagatatGGACTGTTTGATGTGTTAGGAACTAAACCTACAGAAGGCTGACACCCTAAAAATCAAAGAAATATGCTGCAGGTTAGTCTATTTTGCTGGAATTTCATtgcagcaactcaaaatggtgCTCAGTACTTTGTGTGGCCCCCACGTGCTTGTATGCATGCCGGACAATGTCAGGGCATACATAATGAGATGACCGATGTAGTCCCGGGgcatctcctcccagatctggaccATGGCATAAAAGAGCTcccagacagtctgaggtgcaacctggctGAGTTGGATGGACAGAAAAATAATGTCCaagaggtgttctattggattcaGGTCCCGATACCTAATGGCACTTAGGGTGCTGTTGTCTGTTGTAGAGGTGTGTGCATCCCTCCATGGATATACCTCCCCAGACCATTACTGATGCACCACCAAACTAGTCATGCTAAACAATGTTACAAGCAGCATAACATTCTCCACAGCTTCTTAGACCCTTTTACGTCTGTCACATGTAGTCTAGGCGATCCTGCTCTCATTTTTGAAAAGCACAGGGCACCTGTACAACCTCTGTAGGGCCCAGGTATCACCTCTcgctaccagtagtgacactgaccctagcgAAGTGCGAAACTAGTCAACAATCAGAAAAGATGAGGTGGGAAGCAATTTCAgaggcctccacctgtaaaaccattcctgtttaGGGGTTGTCTCATGTAATGTAATGGATTAGAGAAATCTGATGTCCAGAGctagatttctcctggagaaaGGTGATTTCCATCTAAACGCATAACTGGGTTTCTAATCGGCTTTCTGCAAGagtgcatgtgcataacaaaggctgccGAAACTCACCACTCTATCATCTGTGGAGTGAAactggatgaaaggagagatgTGACCTCGTTTTTAAATCTACTCTGcccaaaattaaaataatgctgAAACCAACACATAGCTCACTGTAGACAACTAAATATGTCACTTTTCACCAGGCATTTAATTAAGACAAATTGAGCTGTAAATAGTAATGCAGTGACCACCTGTTGCTGTGTGTcttccaaaatcagcccaaGGAAGTGAAGAAATCAAATTACTCTTGCTGCATGTATACTGGGATTTCCAGTAACTAGTTTTCTCAGTAACCTAGTTACTTGAGTCCATGTAATCACACCTATTGTTGTCCCTCTGCACCTGTTGCTAATTTCAtaaacaccaaagcagctgaaaatgaTTAACAACTCCCTTTGCTACTTAATTGACCAGATCAAAATCCCAGACATTTGATtgactttatattatatattctgatttaaaagttttcctttaatttacctatctatttgtgttttattatgaaaaggTATTATAAGCAGGCAGTTGACACATATGAGAAATtctgcaaaatgttttcttaaattacCGGAGTAGTGGAACGATGTGTTCTCACATTTGGATACGAAGCACTTGGCCAATGTTTTTCTGAAACTCTTACTTTTTTCTTGTAATTACATGATACAGTGTATTAAAATTACTTCCTAGTTCTAATGGATATACTACTTGTGTTCCTCTCTGCAGCATTGGCTACCCAGTGGTCACTCTGGGTTTCGGCTTCAAGAGCTATGTAAGCTATAAAATGCGCCTCCGGAAGCAGAAAGAGGTGCAGAAAGAGAATGAATTTTACATGCAGCTTCTACAGCAGGCTTTGCCTCCAGAGCAACAGATGCTTCAGAGGCAAGAGCGAGAAGCAGAAGAAGGTAACGCAGAAACATGCATACTGTATGCACATCAGGAAATGTGGCACTCACATACACCATCTACTGGGACTgaacaataatgataataaaaaagtCTGATTGattagatgttttaaaaaaaatggaaattccTTCAAGGGTATGTATAGTcttgttgttttactgtatggTTCACTATCTTGCTACCATGAGTCAGTGATGATGCATCCTTGGATAATTAAAGCTCTACCAGTCAGTCATGCATCAGTTAGGACTGTTGGAATTGTTTCTGACAGGTAAGGTAGCTACGCCTCATGGTGATTAGGAACTAATTTGGTTATTACTTGGGTGGCACTTCTCCAATAACATAAGGTTTTGAAGCgatgcttcttttctttttatagatttttttttttaaactgttgcaCCTGATCAGTGTATACATCTTAGTGGTTGTGGCTTacatctgtttgtttacagtcaATTAATATCATAATCATCAATAGCTTTGTTTAATCgttgttgttattttcattGGGCTTGGGGGAGAATCCACAAGACAGACACAGGCTTTTATCAGGTTCTTGTTAGGTTTAATCCACTTTGTTAAACAAGCCAACATTGCTCCTTAACACTCACATTTGCAGCATGTGCATCATTTTCCTGTCTATCCAAAGTCTGTGGTTCCAGGTGCACCTGCCTCACAGttttagaaaaacacaccaTGCACATAATGGTCACAAGTGTCTCTGGCCATTGGGATAGATTAGGCAAAGGCCTGAAAGATGTTGTGGTTGTCTTGCAGGTTATGCAATGGGAAACTGAAAACTACACTGTCACTAGAAAAAGACAATGATTATTTGTGCAGTTGTTGGTGTGGCAATTTCACACAAGTAACTTAAGCAGCTTGTGTATACTTGCTCAGTGCTCTCGGTGGTTATAATAAGTCATAATTCAGATGTAGAGAATTATATATTGGTCAAGTAAGGATAAGTAGACTTTTTAGATGAAATGTCATGGCAGCCGTCATATATTTAATGTGTCCTGTGTCTCCtttatttcattctttattCATACAGCAGCTGCAACTAAAGGAATATCTGAAGTGGACACGCCACCAGTGTCACAGAATGGTGCACCAGCCAATAAAAAGACATCGGCACCACTGCCAGAGCTAGAGTATAGAGAAAAAGGGAAGGATGGAAAAGGCGGCGGAGAGGCTAAAAAGCAGCAGAATAGCAACAACATCCTGCCATCAGTGGACTCAAAACTCCAGGAGATGGAGTATATGGAGAACCATATGAACAACAAGAGACTGACCACAGAGCTGGGCAGCACAGAGAACCTGTTACTTAAAGAGGACAACaattcctcctgctcctcctcatcctcctcctcatccaaaaactacaaaaatgcTAGCAGCAATGCCACAGCACTCAACTCCTCACCCCGCGGCCATAGTGCTACTAACGGCAGCGTGCCCTCttctgcatcctcctcctcctcctcttcgaCGGGGAAGAACGAGAAGAAGCACAAGTTGGCTGTGGGGAAAGGAACATCGGGTGGCTCCCATAGGGATCCCACAGACAACTGTATCCCTAACAACCAGCTGAGCAAACCAGAAGCACTTGTTAGGTAAGCACATGCTCAGACAAGCACATGTTCATCTACAGTgtatccagaaagtattcaacTTAACTTTTCCACatgttgttatgttacagccttattccaaaatggattaaattcattattttcctcaaaattctataAATACCGCATAATAACaatgtgaaagaagtttgtttgaaatctttgcaaatttattacaACTAAAAAATTACATAGGTAAGTACGCCAAGCTGTGCGATCAAAAGAGAAGGGCCTTATTCAGCGACAATTCATCTTTCAACAGCACAATGAcactaagcacacagccaagatagCCAAGGAGTGGCTATTGGTCAACTAAGTGATAATTTCCTTGTGTGGTCtagccagagcccagacctgAACCTGAGTGAATATCTCTGGATAGaactgaaaatggctgtgcaccgaTGCTcccccatccaacctgatggaggTTAAGAGGTACTTCAAcgaagaatgggagaaactggcCAAAAATAAGTGTACCAAGGCTGTAGCAtaatactcaaaaagacttgaggctgtaattggtgctaaagtTGCAttaacaaagtattgagcaaaggctgtgaatacttaagaaaaaatgtcaaacttctTTCACGTTGTCATTATGGAGTTTtctttgtagaattttgaggaagactatgaatttaatccattttggaataacaCTCTTTTAGAAACTTGttggttatttttttctttatagtaTACAGTAGTTGTTTTACTCAGGCATATTATCAGTTCAGATTTTGACtggctgctgtttatttcataatttatttgttttatgccTCCCTCAGAAGTATGACTCCcgtgtttttattaaatttacatGTTGACAGCTGTTGCACCTGGAGCAAACAAAGCATTAGAAATTGATTGTGCCACATACAACCAAAACAGATTCGTCTAAAATGCTGGAGTCTTTCTGTTGCGGTTTTCTTTGACAACTCTGGCACAACAACATAATTTAGAAATCTCAAATTCCACTTAAAGATTTCAGCTCATTTTTAGTCATAAATCATAGTTGAACCAACACTGTTTATGAAGGTTTAATTTAGAATAATAACATCACTGTATTTTACAACACACTTATAAATGTCTAgttttttgttagtttagttttttaattaagctGTGCATTTAGTTTAAAATTTCTAATTGCATTTATGTCTTTAtagattaaatatgaaaatactcTACCAACTGCACTAGTAATTTAGTCAGTGCTTTGTAGAGGCAGGTGTTGACTACATTTGTCTGGGCATGTGCACCATGTGTGGCTGGACCATTAGACCACAATGACTGGTATCATGTAGCCATAACTTAACGCTGTaacatttcttcctctgtgcttAAAACCAATGGTCTTGTGCATTTATAAGCATCTTGAATGCTATTATAAGCAACATGCCAGTTTTTCCTTACTTTCACTATCCCACTCTGGACAGATTGGAGCAGGATGTTAAGAAACTGAAGGCGGACCTGCAGGCCAGTCGACAGGTGGAGCAGGACCTGCGCAGCCAAATTGGCTCTCTTGGCAGCACTGAGCGCTCCATTCGTACTGAGCTGGACCA encodes the following:
- the maco1b gene encoding macoilin-2 is translated as MKRRNADCSKLRRPLKRNRITEGIYGSTFLYLKFLVVWALVLLADFVLEFRFEYLWPFWLFIRSVYDSFRYQGLAFSVFFVCVAFTSDIICLLFIPVQWLFFAASTYVWVQYVWHTERGVCLPTVSLWILFVYIEAAIRFKDLKNFHVDLCRPFAAHCIGYPVVTLGFGFKSYVSYKMRLRKQKEVQKENEFYMQLLQQALPPEQQMLQRQEREAEEAAATKGISEVDTPPVSQNGAPANKKTSAPLPELEYREKGKDGKGGGEAKKQQNSNNILPSVDSKLQEMEYMENHMNNKRLTTELGSTENLLLKEDNNSSCSSSSSSSSKNYKNASSNATALNSSPRGHSATNGSVPSSASSSSSSSTGKNEKKHKLAVGKGTSGGSHRDPTDNCIPNNQLSKPEALVRLEQDVKKLKADLQASRQVEQDLRSQIGSLGSTERSIRTELDQLRQENELLQNKLHNAVQAKQKDKQAVGQLEKRLKAEQEGRATAEKQLADEKKRKKLEEATAARAVALAAASRGECTDTLRRRITELETECKKLTMDIKLKEDQIRDLELKVQELHKYKENEKDTEVLMSALSAMQDKTQHLENSLSAETRIKLDLFSALGDAKRQLEIAQGQILQKDQEIKDLKQKIAEVMAVMPSISYTADTSSMTPVAPHYSSKFMDTNPSGLDPNASVYQPLKK